The genome window GCCCTGAAAAGTTCAAAGCAGAACACGCAAGCTATGTGATGCCGAAGAAAAAATTCCCGCTCGGTGAGAAGCCGGTGAAGGCAATCTTCGAAGAAGTCGAAAAAGAATTTTCGGATTGGACGGCGGATAAACGCGACGGGCTTTGGCTCGGAAAAGACAAGAGTTTTGTGCATGTCCGCGCGTCGAATACGGAACCGGTGATTCGCGTGATTGCAGAAGCGCCTACCGAAGCCGAGGCCGAAGAACTTTGCGCAAAGGTTGAAGCAAAAATCAAATAAGCGGAGGGAGTATGTGCGGAATTGTCGGATACATTGGAAATCGCGATGCGGTAAGCGTTCTTTTGAACGGGCTCAAACGCTTGGAATATCGCGGCTATGATTCATCGGGAGTTGCAGTGGCTCACGAAAATCATCAGCTCGAGATGGAAAAGGCGACGGGTAAAATCGTTAACCTCGAAAAGAAACTGCTTGCGCATCCGCTTTCGGGAACGGTGGGAATTGCGCATACGCGTTGGGCAACTCACGGGATTCCTTCCGAAAAAAACGCACATCCTCAAGTGAGCTATGACGGGAAAATTATGGTGGTGCATAACGGCATCATCGAAAATTACGCGCAAATCAAATCCCGCTTAGAAGCCGACGGCGTTCAATTCCAATCGGATACCGATACCGAAGTCGTCGCCCATCTCATCGCAAAACTTTACCGCGGCGATATCAAAAGCGCCGTTCTGGATGCGCTCAAAAAACTCGAAGGCACATTTGGCCTTGCGATTCTTTGCGCAGACGAACCCGATGTTTTAATCGGAGCGCGTCGCGGAAGTCCGCTCGTTTTAGGGCTCGGCGATCAAGGCGAATATTTCTTGGCGAGCGATGTTTCGGCGATTGTCGATTACACGCAAAAAGTCGTTTACTTAGACGATAACGATGTCGTTATCGCAAAGCGCAGCGGCTACGAAATCGTCACGGTTTCGAGTCGCACGGTAAACCGCAGCGTCGAAGAAATTGACTTTGACGCAGATGCTGCAAGTAAAAGCGGATTCGAACATTTTATGCTCAAAGAAATTTTTGAGCAGCCCGAAGCTCTTCGCAATACAATGCGCGGACGCTTACTCCTTTCCGAGGGCTCGGCAAAGCTCGCGGGCTTGGATTCGAATCGCTTAGAACTCCGCAATTTAAATCGCATTATCATTACCGCTTGCGGCACGAGTTATTATGCGGGCATGGTCGGCGAATATTTAATCGAAGACCTCGCCGGCGTTCCTGTCGAAGTGGAATATGCCTCGGAATTCCGTTACCGCAATCCGATTATCAAACCGGGAACTTTGGTATTTGTCATCTCGCAATCGGGAGAAACTGCAGATACATTGGCCGCTCTCCGCGAAGCCAAAACAAAAGGCGCAACTGTCCTCGGTATTTGTAACGCAGTCGGTTCGACAATTGCGCGCGAAAGCGACGGCGGCGTTTACTTGCACGCAGGCCCCGAAATCGGTGTTGCGAGTACGAAAGCGTTTACATCGCAAGTCACCGTTCTCGCAATGATTGCACTTTTACTCGGCAGAGAACGTCGCGTTTCTGCGGAACAAGGCATCGACTTTGCGCGGGCCATTTCGAATATTCCTTCTCAAGTCGAAGAAACTTTAAAGCTTTCGGATAAAATCCGCGAAATTGCGAAGAAATATGTCGATGCGAAAAATTTCCTTTATCTCGGACGCCATTACAATTATCCCGTTGCAATGGAAGGCGCATTAAAGCTCAAAGAAATCAGCTACATTCACGCCGAAGGTTATCCCGCTGCCGAAATGAAGCATGGGCCGATTGCTCTCATCGACGAAAAAATGCCCGTCGTCGTCATCGCTCCCAAAGACAGTCTTTTTGATAAAGTGCTTTCGAATATTCGCGAAATCAAAGCCCGCGGCGGACGCATTATCGCCATCACAACCGAAGACTGCACAGAACTTTCGGAATACGCAGACGATGTCATCATCGTTCCCAAAGTGGAAAAGCCTCTTATGCCTTTAATCACTTGCGTTCCGTTACAGCTCCTCGCTTATCACATCGCCGTTCTTCGCGGAAACGATGTGGATCAACCGCGGAATTTGGCAAAAAGCGTTACGGTGGAATAATGCACGAAGTTCCGGAATCCTACGAAGTTCATATCGGCGCATTTGATGGCCCGATGGATCTTTTGCTGTATTTGGTGCAGCAGAGCGAAGTGAGTCCTGCGGATATTTCTATCGCTGAAATTACAGACCAATATCTCGAATGGATGAAGGATATTACCCGCGCGGACCTTTCGCAAGCGGGGGATTTTCTCTTGATGGCGAGTCGCCTCATGGCGATGAAAGTGCGAGAACTTTTGCCGAAAGATCAGCGCACCGCCGAAGACGAAACCGAAATTGACGTCGCCCGCGAAGAGCTCATCAAGCAAATGCTCGAATATCAGCGCTACAAATATGTGGCGAAAGAACTTCAGCAAATGGAATCGGGAAATTTTGGCGTTTGCTATCGCGGACGCATGGAAAAAACCGAATCCGAAGATGATACTCTCGCCGACGCAAATATTTGGCAACTTTTCCGCGCTTACCAAAAAATGCTCAAATCGCGGAACAGCGAAAATGTGCATCACATCGAACTCGACGACGTAACGATTGAAGACCGTCAACAATTCATCGCAAACACGCTTCGCCGCGAAGGCCGCGTCCTTTTCGAAGATTTACTCGGCCGTGATCCGATGCCGATTGTCACAGTGGTGACGTTTATGGCGCTCATGGAAATGATTAAAACCGACGACGTCGTCTTTCGTCAGAGCGAACTTTTCGGAGCGATTTGGCTTTATCGTAAAAAAGACAATGCGGAATTTGCCGAAGAAATGGCGAACGAAACCCGCATTTACGAGCCCGAGCACGAATATAAAACGGGCATCTTGGAAAAATTACGCGAACGCGAATTGGTCCGCAACAATAATCAAAAGGCGACTCTCGATCAAGTCATGCGCACAGCTTCGCTTTTAGCGTCGCGCGGCAAAGCGATTAACGACGACGATATCGCAGCGATGCTCAACGGCGAAATGGATTTGGCGGCAGTCGAAGCGAGCTTAAATCCGCCCGAAAATTCTGAAGGCGCAAATCCGCAAACCGAAACGGCAGCCGCCGAAAATCCGAACGGCGAAAATGAAGCGCAAAATATTCAAACGGAATCGCCCGCGGAGAATCTTCCAACTTCCGCAGAAAGTGCTGCGCCAAACGAAGAATCGCAAACGCAAAATGTTGCGCCCGAAAATGCGGAATCCATTTCTGCAGAAAATGAAGACGCTGACGATGAAGCCGAAGCGTTAGAAGAATCGGCGAAGCAAGTGGAAGAAGCCGAAATCGCAGCGAGTCTTGCGCCGAACGAAGAACCTCCGCAATTAGAAACGGAATCGGATGAATCCGAAGAAAGCGTGGAAAGTGAAAATCCGGAAAACGGAAATGGCGAAAACATAAATGGCGAAAACGGTCAAACGGAAAAGGAAAAGGCGGAAAATTCCGACGACGATTAGAACGGAAAAATTGAATTTTACAATTCTGCGCAATCGAAATACAAAAATGTTGTAAAATTGCGAAAGAGCATCTCGGAAACGGCGAAATTCAACGAATTTCGCCGTTTTTTGCATTTGGCACGGTTTTCGCATAAAGGTGTGCGTGATGAAAAACTTTCCAAAGGAGATACATCATGCATAAGTACTTATTCGGATGGCTATTCGTGCTATTTATGGCACTGACTGCCACATCCGCGTTTGCAGAAGATTCTACCGCTGTAACGCCGGCGGTAACAGAACAGGTCGCAGCAGCTCCGGCTCCTGCTTCCGAAGCGGCTCTCACCGCTGACAAAATCGTAGCGATTACCGCTGACGATGGCGCAACGACCTCACAGGCCGAAGAAAATGACCTCTTCCACAAAAGTTTAACCGCGATTTGGTTGCTTGTGTGCGGCATGCTCGTGTTCTTTATGCAACCGGGTTTTGCCATGGTCGAAGCAGGTCTTTGCCGCGCAAAGAACGTGAACAACATCTTGATGAAGAATGCATTGGACATCTGCATTGGAGCCATTATGTTCTTCTTCGTCGGCTGGGGTCTCATGTATGGAAAGATGGGACTCGAAGCGGGCAAGTTCATCGGCTTTAGCGACTTTATGATCAGCAGCTCGGGAGACTTTTTGAACTGGTTCTTCCAAGTCGTCTTCTGTGCAACGGCTGCGACGATTGTATCGGGTGCTATGGCGGAACGTACAAAGTTCACCGCTTACCTCGCATACTCTCTCGTGATTTCCGCTGTCATTTACCCGATTTCTGGTCACTGGATTTGGGGCGGCGGCTGGCTCTCGGAACTTGGCTTCCATGACTTTGCTGGTTCTACCGTTGTGCACTCTGTCGGCGGTTGGGCTGCAATGATGGGCGCAATCATTCTTGGACCGCGTATCGGTAAGTATGTGAAGGGCGAAGACGGTAAGATTCACGTTCGCGCTATTCAAGGTCACAATATGCCGCTCGTTTGCCTCGGTGTGTTCATCTTGTGGTTCGCATGGTTTGGATTTAACTGCGGTTCTACCTTGGACGGCACTGCTCACGAATCGATGTCTTTGGTTGCGATGACGACAATTTTGGCAACTGCAGCTTCGACGATTGTTGCGATGGCGACTTCTTGGGTAATCGGTAAGAAGCCTGATGTTTCCATGACTCTCAACGGAACTTTGGCAGGCCTTGTAGCGATTACGGCTCCTTGCGACGTCGTTTCTCCGGGTGCTGCAATCGTTATCGGTTGCGTCGCAGGCGTCCTCGTCGTTCTCTCGGTGATGTTCTTTGAACAAGTTCTCCATATCGATGATCCGGTCGGTGCAATTTCTGTCCACGCTATTAACGGTGCATGGGGCACAATCGCAGTCGGTATCTTCGGCAACTTGGAAACTCTCGGCAACGTAAATTCTCGCTTGGGACAAATCGGCGTCCAATCTCTCGGCGTTCTCGCTGTATTCCTCTGGGTGACGATTACAAGCGGCATTATGTTCCTCATCATCAAGAAGACAATGGGTCTCCGCGTGACCGAGAAGGAAGAACTCCGCGGTCTCGATATCGGCGAACACGGTTCTGAAGCCTATAACGGATTCCAAATCTTCACAAATATGTAGGAGGATAGAAAAATGATGAAGTTGATTATTGCATACATTCAACCCGATAAGCTGAATGCGGTGAAGCAGGAACTTTACAAAGAAGAAATCTACAAGATTTCAGTAACGAATGCCCTCGGCTGCGGTCATCAGGGCGGTTACACCGAAACGTATCGTAACGTTTTGAACGAAGTCAACCTGTTAAAGAAAGTTCGGATTGAAATTGCGGTCACGGAACCCTATGTGGAAAAGACTGTGAATGCAATCATCCGGGCAGCGAAAACGAATCAGATCGGCGATGGAAAAATTTTCATCATCCCGATTGAAGATACGATTCGCATTCGCACCGAAGAACGTGGCGAAGTTGCTATCGGTTAATTCCGGGTGATTTCGTATCCTCCAGCGACGGAGCTCCGAAAGGGGCTCCGTTTTTGCGTGAACAAAATAGTGGAAAATTTTAAAAGCTTAAAGGTCTCTGCGAAAAGCAGAGACCTTTAAGAGCGGGGAGGGCGAGATTCGAACTCGCGATAGGGTTACCCCTATACGTCCTTAGCAGGGACGCGCCTTCGGCCAACTCGGCCACCTCCCCTAATTCGGGGGACTACAATTCTAGCTATTTTTTGCGAAAATTTCAAGTTCAAATCGGGAAAAAACTGCATTTATCTATTTTTTATACGCTTTTTGGGTCAAAAAACATGAAGAAATTGCTAAAAACGCTTTTAAAGATCGCAGTCGCTGCCGTTATCGTAGGGCTGCTTTGCCTGATTCCCGCTTATTTGATTGTCTTCAAATACATGCCGAAGCAAGATCCCGACGGCATTTTTAATCGCGAATATATCCTTTCGGAACTTTCTGGCGAATCGCGGGTTTATTACCGCGACGGCGAACGCCTTCTCGGCTCATTCTTCGATGTCAATCACCGCATTTATGTGCCCTTTGGCGAAATCCCTGAGAACATTGTAAACGCTCTCGTCGCCGCCGAAGATGCAGCATTTTTTCAACACGGCGGTTTTGATTTTTCTGGCTTTACGCGAGCGATGGTTAACAATATCCGCGCGGGCAGAATGCAACAAGGCGGTTCTACTTTAACGCAACAAACCGTCAAAAATATTTACGGGCGCGAAGAGCGCAGCATCAAAGCAAAATGGAAAGAATTGATCAATGCGCTTCGCATGGAAAATTTCTTTACCAAAGAAGAAATTCTCGAATTTTATTTGAATCAATTTCACGTTTCGGGAACGGGCAAAGGCGTTGCCATCGCCGCGCAATATTTCTTCAACAAAGACCTCAAAGATTTAACTCTCGCCGAATGTGCGTTCATCGCGGGCTCGGTCAAAGGCCCATTCAACTATGACCCGTTTATTCAGCGGACAAAAGAACGTCGCGACCGCGCCATTAAACGCGGACAAGAACGGTTGCGTTATGTCCTCGGACGCATGGTTTCCGAAGAATATATTTCGCAAGAGCAAATGGATTCGGCATTAGCAAAACCGCTAGAATTTAATCACGGCAATTTCCGCTTTTCTCTTTCGACGCAACTTTCTCGCTTAGAAGAAAAATTCGATTCGGAATTTTATCAAGAACTTTTTGAAAAAGAAGGCATCTCGGATTGGCGCAAAGCGCAGCTGCAAATTGTGACGACCGTCGATGCGGATTATCAAATGGCAGCAAAACGCGCCGTGCAAAATAACATTTCCAATTTGCAAGTGAAACTCGGCGGCTTCGCTCTCCCCAAATCAGATCAGCCGAACCGCGCCGCCTTTGCGCGGACGGGCGATTATCTTTACGGCGCTGTGGATTCTGTTCTCTACGATGCCAAAGGAAATCTCTCGGACATTTATCTTTCCTTCGGGCAGTTGCAAGGCCACGTGAATCAAGAATCGCTACAAAGTTTAGCGACGCAGATGAACGCCGACATCAAAAAAGTTTTAGCGCCGCGTCTCGGCAAAGGCTCCGTTCTTCTCGTAAGCGTCAAAGATTCGGTAAAAGTTAACGGTGCCGTTCCTTGCGCCATTGAAACGGAACCGGTTTTACAAGGCGCATTAGTTGCGCTTCAAAATGGCGCTGTCGTCGCAAGCCAAGCGGGATTTCACAATACGGGCTACGACCGTTCTTTCAAAGCGAAACGCCAACTGGGCTCGAGCTGGAAACCGCTCCTTTTCGGGGCTGCGCTCAATTATCATTGGCATTATTTAGATGAACTCGAAAACGATTTCAATTTATTCCAATACGAAAATGAATTTTATTTCCCTCGTCCGGATCACAAAAATAAAGGCGAAACCGTGAGCATTTTATGGGCAGCGGTGCGCTCCGAAAATATCGCGAGCATTTGGCTTTTGGATCATCTCTTAGACAAACTTTCGGACGAAGAATTTGCAGGCGTTGCTGGCGAAAACGGATTCCTCAAACGCGAAGACGAAACTTTCGACGATTACCGCAAACGCTTACGCGATAAATTCGGTTTATACTTAAATGAAACCGCAAAACAAGAAATTGAATTTTCCAAAGCGCAGAAAAAATTGGTCGATCAATTCTTGTACGAAAATCGTCCTGCTGCGGCACGTGCTCTGCGCAATATGTTCTACGGTCGCAACGTCGAATCAGGCAAAAAGAAATATCGCAAATTGGACAAAAATTATTTCGCAGAATTCGATCACAATTTCTTGCGTTATTTATCGATTCTCAAAGCGCGCGATTTGCAAGCGACAAATCCGGAATTGGCAAACGCCTCCGAAGCGCTCGCCGACGAAGAAATTTATCCGAATTTAAATCTCTCGGACATTCGCCGCTTAAACGGACTCATGGAAATTCCGCGCGAAGATACCGATTATTCTTCTGCCGAAGAATTGCGCTATTGGCCTGATTTCAAACGCACCGTGGCAATGGCTGCGTTCGCCAAATTTGCGGGCGAAATCGGCATTCACGGAAAACTGCGCGAAGTCATGAGTATGCCTCTCGGCGTAAACGAAATCCCGCTTTCGGATATGACGATTGCGTATCAAACACTTCTCACGGGAAAAATTTACAAGTGCGCAGACGGCGAATGGAATGAACCGTGCTTAGTGCAAAAAATTCTCAATCGCGATGGACGTGAAATTTTCACAAACACCATCGAAGAGAAAAAAATTCTCTCGGATACCGTGACAGAACAGATGGCTGTTATGTTGCATTCCGTTTTCCAATACGGCACTGCCCGCAGCCAATACGACAAAATTAAAATGCAAGCCGACTCCGGAAAAACTTCGCTCATCTTCCCCGCATTCGGAAAAACAGGAACGACGAACGATTATAAAAACGTCGCCTTCCTCGGTGCCATTCCCACATTCGTTCCGACGAAAAACGGCTTCGGATTGGACTCGGTCATCGCCATCGGAAGTTACGTCGGTTTCGACGATAATCGCCCGCTGAAATCGGGCAGAACACGCATCGCGGGCTCTTCGGGTGGTCTTCCGCAATGGGCGGATTTTGCAAAAGCGGTCATCGCAACTCGAAAAGAAAATTTGCGCGTCGATTTCCTCGACATTTCCATGCTCGCCAAAGGAAAAATTCCGCTGCGCTTAGAAACGGAACGCGGAGAAATTCAAGTGAATCCGATGACAGGGCTTCCGGTTTATGCAGCATCCGAAACGGTTCGAAATATTCCGCTGTTAGATGTGCCGGGTTACACATCTCCCGCGCAAATGGAAACGGCAGCGGCAAGTGCAGCAAACACTGGAATCGTCACGTCGCTTTCGATGCCCGCCTTTGCTCCGGATTCGTCGGCATTTGCACCCATTCTTCCTTCGAAAAAAATCGAAGACGATTTTGAACTTCCCGCAGACTTTACGGGCGACAACGCATTCGTTCCGATTGAACCGGGCGAAGGATTATAAATTTTTGAGGTGATGATGAAGTACATTCACTTGGGAATTCTTCTCGGAATTTTCTTTTTCACCGCTTGCGCGGGGACGAAAACGGCTACAAATCCGAATGCCATTTCCGACGAAGTTTCCGCTTCGGCAGAAAAAATTTCTGCGGAAAACGACAGCGAAAAAATTGACATCGAAAAATCAAAAACAGAAATTTCATCTTCTTCGGAAATGGAAAAATCTTCGTCGAGTTCCGTCGTGGGGTTTGATTCTGCAGAAAAAATTCCAGAACCAAAAAAATCGCAGCCGATGGATTCATCTAAAACGCAAAATATTTCTACCGAGAAATTGCCCGAAGAAAATGAAAATGTCCGCGTGCAAAATGTCGCCGATATTTACGTCGAAATTCCGCGCCTCGCCCAAGAAGCTCTGTCGCGGGCCGATTCTTTCTACGTCGCGGGCAATCTCGATTCTGCCGCAGTCATCGTCGAAAAATTTTCCGTCTTAAATCCGCTTTGGAACGAATGGCAACATCAAGCGCAATCGCTTTCCGAAAAAATTCAAACAAACCGCACCGCTAAAGCGAGCGAATTAGAACGCACCTTCATCGATCTCGTCAACGCCAATGCGCGCCGCGCCGATTACGCCGATGTAAAAATCATCACCGACGCCATTGCCGAATCTTCGCCGAATGATTCCCTCAAAAATTTCGCTGATTCCCTATTACAATTAGCCTATGCGCGCACATTTCAAAAAGTCAAATCGGAGCGGGATTCTGCCCTTGCCCTCGCCAAAGAAAAAGCAAACTTTGATTTCGCCGAACAAAAAATTTCCGAACTCATTCGCCGTTATCCCGATTACATCGACACATTAAATTTGCAAAATGCAATTCTCAAAATCGCGGCCATGCGCCAAGAAAACGCTTCCGTTTCCGCCGATTATTGGAAAACTCACGACCCGCAAAAAATTCTCGCCGAAGCCAAAAAATTCGCCCAAAATAAAAAGTGGAACGAAGCCAAATCCGCATATCAAAAACTCAAAACGAGCAATCTCCGCGGCGATGCATTACGCGGCATCGAAGAAATTGAAAACGCTTATTGCCAAGAAAAACGTCAAAAAGCCACACAACTTTTCGCCGAATCGCGGAACAAAAAATCAAACGCCCAAGAAAAATTGCAAAAAGCAATCGCCGAACTCGATGCGTGCTTAGAATTCGCCCCCGATTTTAAAGACCGCAAAACGGTCCTCGAAAACAAAAACTTTTTGCAGGCAGAAATCAAATGATTTTCGGCTATGAATGGTATCAATACATCGCCTTCTTCGGCGTCGGATTACTCGCGAGCGCAATCAACAGCATCGCTGGCGGCGGCAGCACCATCAGCCTTCCGGTCATGATATTTCTCGGGCTTCCGCCAACGATAGCGAACGGCACAAATCGCATCGGCTTATTCGTCGGCAATTCCACCTCCGCCGTGAATTTATTCAAACACGGACTTTTAAACCGCAAAATTTATTTCCGCTTATTTTGGCCAACTCTCATCGGCTCACTTCTCGGCATTTTATTCCTCGTCAAAATTGACGACCGTTTATTTCAAGGCATTCTTTCTCTCGCCATATTACTCGTCGTCATCATGAGCAATCTCAAACGCGACATCTTCGGAAAGCCACCCGAAACGCCACCCGAAAAAATGAGCGTCCTCGCCTTTCTCGGATTTTTCCTCGTAGCCATTTACGGCTGCATCGTTCAAGTCGGCGTCGGCTTCTTACAAATTTTTGCGCTCTCGCGTTACACGGGTCTCGACCTTTTGCACGTCAACGCACTCAAAAATGCGCTCACATCCACCTTCCTTTTCGTAAGCACAATCGGCCTCATCATCATCGGCAAAGTCGAATGGGGACTCGCCTTGTGCACCGCAGCGGGCGCTTGTCTCGGCGGCCTTTGCGGCAGTCGCCTTCAACGCAAAAAAGGCAACAAATTCATCAAACGCTTCATCTCGTGCGCAAGCCTCGTCATGGCTGCGATTTTAATCAAAGACTTAATCGCTCAAATGTTTTAAAAAGAAAAAGCGGGCGTTCCGGCGCACGCGCCGTCGCTCCTTAGCGGTATAATTTTCGCCGCGATTTGCGGCGAAAATTTCCGTTCAGCTTTTGCGCCGCTTCGCGCCGCAAAATCCGAACCCTCCGGGCGTCAGTCGCTAACGCAAAAAACATTTTCAAAGTTTATAAGACAATTTTTTTTCAAATTTACTTTTGACGCTTAACACAGCCGAACGAAATTCGAGATGAGTCTATTCTAATTTTTTGACGAACCTGTTTTTTTCTTACATTAAATTCTACAAATCTTAAAACGGGAGATTGTATGAAACATTTTCAATTAGGATTTCAAGCAGCGATTGCACTGGGAATGTTGGCGTTTACCGCATGCGACGATTCGAGCAGCAGCCCGGATAATTCAAATGGTTCGAATATTTTTGGTTTTGACGTCATCGAAACTTTGAACGATGCAAAACCGTGTTCTTTTGAAAATACGGGCGACTCTATTTTTGTAAAAACAGAAAATCGCATTTACGTTTGCGCAGACGAAATTTGGGCAGCGCCAAACGGAGTTAGTTCATCGTCCTTAATTCTCCCCGAAATTTCATCGTCTTCGGATAATCCGTTTATAGAAATTTCCTCGTCAGAATGGAACATAAGCTCGAGCCAAAGTGAAAGTTCGTCAAGCGCAAATCTTTCGAGCGCAGACATTTCCAGTTCTAGCGAAAACGCGCCAAGTTCCAGCGCACAAATCGTCAGCTCTTCAAGTGAAAAAAGTTCAAGCAGCGATGCCGAAAAATTGAGTTCGTCAAGTCAAGAAAGTTCAAGCAGCATTGTAAAAGTATCATCATCGAGTGAAAAATTTTCTAGCTCTAGCATCAATATAGAACAGAGTTCTAGTTCAACAGATGGCTGGAGTTGGGATGTTCCAAAGGAATCTCGCTTAAACCCGAATATTTCCTATGGCACGATGATAGACAAGCGTGATAATAAAGTATACAAGACAATAAAAATTGGGACTCAAATGTGGATGGCGGAAAATTTGAATTACGCCGACAGCATACAAACAACAAGTCTAAAAGGAAAATCTTGGTGCTTTTATAATGACTCTGCAAAATGCGATGTAACAGGACGCCTTTACACTTGGGCGGCAGCGATTGACTCTGTAGCCTTGGCAAATGATGCAAATAATCCACAGACATGTGGGGATCGTGTAGAATGTACTCTCCCTAAAACGGTGCGGGGTATTTGCCCAGAAGGTTGGCATTTGCCATCCAAAAATGAATGGGAAGATTTGTTTGTCGCTGTGGGTGGAGAAGATAAAGCTAGCAAAGCACTCAAGTCAAGGAGCGGTTGGAGCAACTATTTTGAGAAGAGTGGTAATGGAACGGACGATTATGGTTTTTCTGCGATCCCCGCCGGAGTTATAGCGGTGGTAGATTCTACAATGTCAGTTTTACTAGCTTTTGGTCTAGTAATGAAAAAGAGGATTGGAGCGCCTACTGCATGTACTTGGAAAACAGCGATATACGCACGAGATTTGATGATGATGACGACAAGGACAATGCAATTTCTATCCGTTGCTTAAAGGATTCTAACTAGACTTTAAGTTCTAACCTCGCGCCAAAGGCGCCATTCTTTTTAATTGAACATTTTTAAATGTTCG of Hallerella porci contains these proteins:
- a CDS encoding FISUMP domain-containing protein — encoded protein: MKHFQLGFQAAIALGMLAFTACDDSSSSPDNSNGSNIFGFDVIETLNDAKPCSFENTGDSIFVKTENRIYVCADEIWAAPNGVSSSSLILPEISSSSDNPFIEISSSEWNISSSQSESSSSANLSSADISSSSENAPSSSAQIVSSSSEKSSSSDAEKLSSSSQESSSSIVKVSSSSEKFSSSSINIEQSSSSTDGWSWDVPKESRLNPNISYGTMIDKRDNKVYKTIKIGTQMWMAENLNYADSIQTTSLKGKSWCFYNDSAKCDVTGRLYTWAAAIDSVALANDANNPQTCGDRVECTLPKTVRGICPEGWHLPSKNEWEDLFVAVGGEDKASKALKSRSGWSNYFEKSGNGTDDYGFSAIPAGVIAVVDSTMSVLLAFGLVMKKRIGAPTACTWKTAIYARDLMMMTTRTMQFLSVA